From one Bacteroides eggerthii genomic stretch:
- a CDS encoding DUF4286 family protein, with amino-acid sequence MLIYNTTYHVEEGQEKFFLAWMQEFYLPEVEKHGTLYAPRIARILSHIEEGSICYSVQFEVENSAKLHHWHQEQGVKLNEELLRIFNDKVIGFPTLMEVIV; translated from the coding sequence ATGTTGATATATAATACGACCTATCACGTGGAAGAGGGACAGGAAAAATTCTTCCTTGCCTGGATGCAGGAGTTTTACCTTCCCGAAGTAGAAAAACATGGTACGCTGTATGCCCCGCGCATAGCACGCATACTGAGTCATATTGAGGAAGGAAGTATCTGTTACTCTGTACAGTTTGAAGTTGAGAACTCTGCCAAGCTGCATCACTGGCATCAGGAGCAGGGCGTAAAGCTGAATGAGGAATTACTGAGAATCTTTAATGATAAAGTAATCGGTTTTCCGACGTTGATGGAGGTGATAGTGTGA